In Chaetodon trifascialis isolate fChaTrf1 chromosome 6, fChaTrf1.hap1, whole genome shotgun sequence, one DNA window encodes the following:
- the ido1 gene encoding indoleamine 2,3-dioxygenase 1 has protein sequence MAAADSGSKSLFSLDAYHVSEEFGFILPDPLKELPPYYQPWMDIALRVPELAQSHELRSHVNKMPLLSTEFLQKHRELRLAHLALSMMTMGYTWQEGESNTIEMLPRNLAVPYWEVSQRLGLPPILTHADAALANWRKKDPEGPFNIENLELLVSIPGGDNVQGFFIVTLLVEMAAVPALRNIATVINGVRSGDTQAVAGALEGISQSIQDMTNALKLMHVYVEPSVFYGIMRIYLSGWKDNPCMPNGLIYEGVQKEPMAFSGGSAAQSSLLHCFDELFGVKHEGKSGAFLTRMRDYMPPAHRQLIWDISLEPSLKSFVQQQADERLDQAFQHCVTKLLELRSYHINVVSRFITVPAARARQLRNQDSAVEMISRAPTALEERGTGGSGIMSFLKTVRDETKDTLLPEMKPN, from the exons atggctgctgctgattcaGGCTCCaaatctcttttctctctggatGCTTACCATGTCTCTGAGGAGTTTGGCTTCATCCTCCCTGATCCTCTG AAAGAGCTTCCACCTTACTACCAGCCATGGATGGATATTGCCCTGCGAGTCCCAGAACTTGCGCAGTCTCATGAGTTGCGCTCACATGTTAACAAG ATGCCGCTGCTGAGCACCGAGTTTCTGCAGAAACACCGTGAGTTACGGCTGGCTCACCTGGCCCTCAGCATGATGACCATGGGCTACACCtggcaggagggagagagcaatACAATCGAG ATGTTGCCACGTAACCTGGCTGTCCCATACTGGGAGGTGTCACAACGTTTAGGACTCCCCCCAATCCTCACCCATGCAGATGCAGCACTGGCTAATTGGAGGAAGAAGGATCCAGAGGG ACCTTTTAACATTGA GaacctggagctgctggtgaGCATTCCAGGTGGAGACAATGTGCAAGGCTTCTTCATAGTTACTTTACTGGTGGAAATGGCAGCAGTCCCTGCACTGAGG AACATTGCCACTGTGATCAATGGCGTCAGGAGTGGTGACACTCAGGCTGTGGCCGGAGCCCTGGAGGGTATCAGCCAGTCTATACAGGACATGACAAATGCACTCAAACTGATGCATG TGTACGTGGAACCTTCGGTCTTCTATGGCATTATGAGGATATACCTGTCTGG GTGGAAGGACAACCCCTGTATGCCAAATGGCCTGATATATGAAGGAGTCCAGAAGGAACCAATGGCGTTTTCAGGAGGGAGCGCTGCGCAGAGCAGCCTGCTGCACTGCTTTGATGAACTTTTTGGAGTCAAGCATGAAGGAAAAAGTG GTGCCTTTCTAACCCGCATGAGGGACTACATGCCACCTGCACACAGGCAACTGATCTGGGACATCTCGCTGGAACCCTCCCTAAAGAGCTttgtccagcagcaggcagacgAGCGGCTAGACCAGGCCTTTCAGCACTGTGTCACAAAACTGCTGGAGTTACGCAGCTACCACATCAACGTCGTCAGCCGCTTCATCACTGTACCCGCTGCCCGTGCCCGACAACTGCGTAACCAGGACTCAGCAGTGGAGATGATCAGCAGAGCACCCACAGCATTAGAGGAGAGGGGCACCGGCGGCTCCGGCATCATGAGCTTCCTTAAAACTGTGAGGGATGAAACAAAAGATACCTTACTGCCTGAGATGAAGCCAAACTGA